The sequence GGATTCCCAGCAAATCGAGATTTTATCTTCCTTTTTATTGCCACATTTCCAGTGATTTTAGATACAATTTTTAAATACTGGATTTTCCGCTACCTCAATCGTATTTCACCTTCGGCGGTGGCTACTTATCATAATATGAATGAGTAGAATAATTATCTGATTTTAGACAATGAAGGAGCAAATAAGAGTTGATTTTTGGCTGAAAAAAACACTGGTAATACTCACAATGAGTTTACCTGTAATTTTGTTGATTTTTATAGCAAGTATACCATCCTTGACGCCGGGAAAATTGACTGCGGCTGAGTGTCAAATTAAAAAGTGGCGTTTACCAGAATCAGCTAATAATAAACCCCAAGTTGTCACTAATGGAAAACAGCCAACGCCAGCAGTATTAATCCCCAGAGTACCAGTTACTTGTTGTCTGAATGACGGCTCTTGTTTGGATGAAGCGCTTTATCAAAATCAAGCAGATAAAAAAGCATTATTAACTTCTCTTGATCGCAGTTTACAATACCTCAAGACTACCAGGGCTGAGGAAGCTTATAAAAAATATCCAGTTTCCGGAATTACCCGCGATCGCGTTTTTAAAAGCCTCACCAGATTCCGTCAATTATTACTCACAACTAATTCCCCAACCGAATTACACAAAGCCATTGAAAATGAATTTGTCCTCTACCAATCCATCGGTAGAGACAGCAAAGGTTCAGTGTTGTTTACCGCTTATTATGAGCCTTTATATACCGCCAGCCGCACCCCCACACCAGAGTATCGTTATCCAGCTTATAAATTACCACCAGATTTAGGCTCTTGGCCTCGCCCTCATCCTACACGTTTAGAACTCGAAGGCGCAGACGGTTTACAAGCAGCAAAAGGGAAGCTGCGGGGATTAGAATTGTTGTGGTTCCGCGATCGCTTAGAACCGTACATGGTACAAATTCAAGGTTCTGCGAGGATTCAACTCACCGACGGTACTACCACCACCATCGGTTATGCGGGAAACACTGCGTACGATTACAAAAGTATTGGGCGGGAATTGGCGAATGATGGCAAACTACCTTTAGAAGGTATGACCATGCCCATTATTCTGGACTATTTTCAAAAATATCCCCAAGAATTAAACGTTTATATTCCCCGCGATCGCAGTTTTGTATTTTTTCAAGAAAATAAAGGTGCGCCAGCCCAAGGTTCAATCAGTGTACCACTCACAGCAGAACGTTCCATCGCCACTGATAAATCTCTCATGCCTCCTGGTGCTTTAGCATTAATTCGCGCCGATTTTCCCTTCGCTAATGATACAGGTAAATTGGAACATCGCATAGTTAGTCGTTATGTACTTGATCAAGATACCGGTGGCGCAATTAAAGGCCCAGGGAGGGTAGATTATTTTTTAGGGACTGGTAAATTAGCAGGCGATCGCGCTGGTGTTACTGTTGGTAACGGACAATTATTTTATTTATTACTTAAGTCTTGATTGCACCCATATTTAACTTATAAAACAATGACTATACCCTTACAAAAACTAGTATCATTTGCCGAATTTGTCAATTGGAAACCTGAAGGAGAACGCTATGAATTACATGATGGAGTCATCGTTAAAATGCCACAACCGTTAGGAGAACATGAAGAAGTTATAGGATTTTTAGTCAAAAAACTCAGTGTGGAATTAGACAAATTAAATCTCTCTCATTTCATACCAAAAACAGCGCTAGTTAAGCCTCACGGACATGAATCCGGTTATTCACCAGACGTGTTGATAGTAGATCAAACTAATCTTAATAATGAACCATTTTGGAGCAAAGAATCTACTGTCATGTATGGAAAATCAATTCCTTTAATAGTTGAAGTAGTCAGTACCAACTGGCGCGATGATTATTTCACCAAACTAGGTAAATATGAAGAAATGGGTATACCTGAATATTGGATTGTAGATTATCTCGCACTCGGTGGTCGTAAATTTATTGGTAGTCCCAAACAACCTACTATCTCTATTTATACCTTAATTGAAGAAGAGTACCAACTGACCCAATTTAGAGGTACAGAACCCATCCAGTCTCCTACATTTCCCAATTTGACTTTGACAGCACAGCAAATTTTTCTAGCAGGTAAAATTGTAGATAGCTAGATTAATAGAGGTAAATATATCGCTCTATTTCCTATTTTTCCACAAAGCATCAACCGTAACAAATTCATAACCCCTTTGGATTAATTCAGATATCAAGATTTCGATGGTAGCAGCCACATCTTGTCCACCAAACAAACCATCATGTAAGACAATCAATGAGCCGTTTTCTACTTGTTGAAGGACTCGTTTAACCACCGAATTAATTCCTGGAAGCGCCCAATCTTCAGGAACCACACTCCACATCACCGAGCGATAATTCCACTGTTGAAATAATTCTAAAGTTTTGGGTGTAAATAAACCATTTGGCGGTCTGACATCGCGGACTTGTTCAGGTAATAAACCACAAGCATTGTAGATAGCAACTTGAGTTTTTTCTAAACTTTCTCGGAGTTGATTTGTCGAGAGCAGAGGAAAAGAGCGATGATCATAACCATGTAATCCGATCCAGTGTCCGCGAGCGCATATTTCCTGAGCTACTTCTGGCGTGCGCTGAACACAAACACCCAACCAAAAAAAACTCGCCTGAATCTGGTAACGTTCTAAAACTTGTAACACTTGGCGTGTGTATTGGGGGTGGGGGCCATCGTCAAACGTGAGGGCGATCGCTCTACGATGATTACTACCACACCAAAGACAATCAGGGAACCTCGGTTGCAGAATTTTGTAAACAATGGGAAATAAAGGCGCTAGTTGCATTTACAGTTCTGATGACTTGGCGCTACTGATGATCAGATGTGTTATGGCATCAATTACGCGATCGCCAGCCATTGGTAAAATATCCTTACCATGCATCACTTCCTGAGTGATATGAAAATAAACCAGCGTCCCCAAAAGAATTCTCGCTGTCGCTTCTGGGTCTGGGATATTCAGTTCCGGATAAGCCTTCAAATACTGACTTAAAGCTTCCAGCGTCGGTTTAATCATCGACCGGACGCAAATCTGTGCTAACTCAGGAAAACGACCAGATTCGCCAATTAACACCCGCATAAATGCACGATGTTCCTGATCGTTATTCATTGTCTCTAATGCTCTAGTACCTAAATCTTTGAGTACGGTGATGGGTTCCCCGACAATCGGTTCCGTACCAAAGATTAAGTTAAACTTTTTGCGGGCTAATTTCTCAATCAAGACTTTAAAAAGTCCTTCCTTATCTTGAAAATGGCTGTAAACAGTGGCTTTAGAAACACCCGCAGCCACAGCTACCTTGTCCATGCTTGTTCCAGCATAGCCATGTTTGAGAAACTCGCACATCGCTCCTTTGAGAATTTGTTCCACCTTATCAACGGAGCTGTCACGATCCACTGCACCAATCTTTGTGTTTGTCATTGATTAATTAGCCTTGCTTATAAACTATTTTATAAAAATTTGCCGATTAGGGGTGAGGAAAAAGTTTTGTCATAGTTTAATTTTTCGCTCAATTGCGAGGCTAACAGTCAAATTACTTTGATTTAGTGAAGATAAATTGATCTTTTTTCTTAACAGTGGAGAATATGCGATCGCTCTTCAATGTGCCTCAGACTTTTCTATAATAAAGTTCGTCCCGTCAGAGAAATTCAGTCTGTGACTACCACCCCCATATCTCCCAGTTCCCCATCAACTGCTCAATTTCCCGATACCCAAGGACGTTTTGGACGCTTTGGGGGTAAGTATGTTCCAGAAACCTTAATGCCTGCTTTGGCGGAACTAGAAACAGCCTACCAGCAATATCGCCAAGATCCTAATTTCACCGCCGAATTAGAACAGCTGCTCCGTGACTATGTAGGACGCGCCACCCCATTGTATTTTGCCGAGCGATTAACTGCTAATTACGCTCGACCTGATGGCACTGGGCCGCAAATATACTTAAAACGAGAAGATTTAAATCATACCGGAGCGCACAAAATCAATAACGCCTTGGGTCAGGTATTATTGGCAAAGCGCATGGGTAAACAGCGAATTATTGCCGAAACTGGCGCGGGACAGCATGGCGTAGCAACGGCTACAGTCTGTGCTCGATTTGGACTGCAATGCATCATTTACATGGGTGTTCATGATATGGAACGCCAAGCCTTGAATGTGTTCCGCATGAAGCTGATGGGAGCAGAAGTTAGACCAGTGGTAGCGGGAACAGGAACTCTCAAGGATGCGACCTCGGAAGCCATCCGCGATTGGGTGACAAATGTGGAAACCACCCACTACATCCTTGGTTCAGTAGCCGGGCCCCACCCATACCCGATGATGGTGAGAGATTTCCACGCCGTGATTGGACAAGAAACCCGCGCCCAAGCAATGGAAAAATGGGGTGGTTTACCAGATATTCTCATGGCTTGCGTGGGTGGTGGCTCTAACGCCATGGGATTATTTCATGAGTTTGTCCACGAGCCAGCGGTGCGGATGATTGGGATTGAAGCCGCTGGCGAAGGCGTGAATACAGATAAACATGCGGCAACCTTGACAAAAGGACAAATTGGTGTATTGCACGGAGCCATGAGCTATCTGTTGCAAGATGACGACGGACAAGTGATTGAAGCCCACTCAATTAGTGCAGGGTTAGATTATCCGGGAGTGGGGCCAGAACACAGCTATTTAAAAGATACAGCCCGCGCTGAATATTACAGTGTAACCGATGCCCAAGCGCTACAAGCATTCCAGCGCTTATCTCGCCTCGAAGGAATTATCCCCGCCCTAGAAACAGCCCATGCGATCGCTTATTTAGAAACTCTCTGTCCCCAACTCACACAAAGTCCCCGCATTGTCATCAACTGCTCTGGACGTGGCGACAAAGACGTACAAACAGTAGCCAAATTTCTCAATCCCGCCTAAATTTACAAAAAATGGGGTGTCGGGCGTCGGGAATGCAAGAGTCCTTCAGGAGTGGGTTTAAAGCCCATAGGACTTACGCACTGTACAAATTAATCATGATATGCCTTAACAACAATCGGTCATTGCCAAGGTTTGATGGCGATTCTCGTTGACGCCGCCAAGTGCAACCGTAGGGGCACGGCACTGCCGTGCCCTTAAACCAGGGCGATATCATGCTGTACCATTCTCAATGGGAATTGTTCTATGACTTTGATCGTCAACAGACTTGTGCTCTTGAGGGCACAGAGGCACAGAGGGCACAGCAATGCTGTGCCCCTACGGAATATGTGGTTTGAGCGGCCATTCATTTTTAAGATGTAGTGTCAATGCGTAAGTCCTAAATATTACAAATTGTTTACATAGATGTGAGTAAGTACTTTGATAAAAAGTCAACAAGTACAAAGAAATATTGCGTTTTTTATATCGAATTGTGTCAGATAAGCCACAAAATGCCAATTGTGTAAGCATTTTCTGATAAAAAACTCTTATTGCCGAACACCATAAACCACCTGAAACGGCTGATGTCGTTTAGGGATTCTGTTAGAGAACGCGCATCAAAGGAGCCTAAGAAAGCATGTTCACCCACGTCAAGTCCACCATTAGACATATTGCGCCTGATGACTTACGCGGACGTAATTTAATCAAGGTGGTCTATGTCGTGCTTGAGTCCCAGTACCAGAGTGCGTTGTCGCAAGCAGTGAGCACGATTAATGCGAGCCACCCTAACCTGGCGATTGAAATCAGCGGATATTTAATTGAAGAACTCCGAGACCCAGAGAACTACGCGGAGTTCAAACGGGACATGGAGAGTGCTAATATCTTCATTGCATCGCTGATTTTCATCGAAGACTTAGCGCAGAAAGTAGTAGCAGCAGTAGAACCATACCGCGATCGCTTGGATGTATCGGTTGTCTTCCCTTCGATGCCAGAAGTGATGCGCCTAAACAAAATGGGCAGCTTTTCTTTAGCACAGTTGGGACAGTCCAAAAGTGCGATCGCTCAATTCATGCGGAAACGCAAAGAAAAATCCGGTGCGGGATTCCAAGATGGAATGCTCAAGTTACTGCGGACATTGCCGCAAGTGCTGAAGTTTCTACCCATGGACAAAGCACAGGATGCGAGAAATTTTATGCTCAGTTTTCAGTATTGGCTGGGAGGTTCGCCAGAAAACCTGGAAAACTTCTTGCTGATGCTGGCTGATAAATATGTATTAAAAGATGTAGAAAAACAAAATTCTGCATCCGTTGAATATCAAGCGCCCGTCGTTTATCCCGATTTAGGGATTTGGCATCCACTAGCGCCGAACATGTTCGAGGATGTGAGAGAGTACCTCAATTGGTATAACAGTCGTAAAGATATCCCTGCGGATCTCAAAGACCCCTTAGCTCCTTGTATTGGCTTAGTCCTGCAACGCACCCACTTAGTCACGGGTGATGATGCCCACTACGTCGCAATGGTGCAGGAGTTAGAATCACTTGGGGCGCGAGTATTGTCAGTGTTCGCTGGTGGTCTGGATTTTTCCAAGCCAGTGGATGCTTATTTCTATGAACCGACTACCAAAACACCCATAGTAGATGCGGTAATTTCTTTAACTGGGTTTGCTTTGGTGGGTGGGCCAGCCAGACAAGACCATCCCAAAGCTATTGACTCCCTCAAACGGTTAAATCGCCCTTACATGGTGGCGTTACCTCTAGTTTTTCAAACCACAGAGGAGTGGATGGATAGCGATTTGGGTTTACATCCCATTCAAGTAGCGCTGCAAATTGCTATTCCCGAATTGGATGGAGCCATTGAACCGATTATCATGTCGGGTAGAGATGGTGCAACAGGAAGAGCGATCGCCCTGCAAGACCGCATCGAAGCAGTCGCCCAACGCGCTTTAAAATGGGCTAATCTCCGCCGTAAACCCAAGCTGGACAAAAAAGTTGCTATCACCGTTTTCAGCTTCCCACCAGATAAAGGTAACGTCGGTACTGCTGCATACCTAGATGTGTTCGGTTCCATTTTCGAGGTGATGAAGGCGCTAAAAAACAACGGCTACGACTTACCAGAATTACCTGAATCAGCCGCAGCCTTGATGCAAGAAGTCATCCACGACGCCCAAGCTCAGTACGCCAGCCCAGAATTAAACATCGCCTATAAAATGTCCGTCCCAGAGTACGAGGAATTCACCCCCTACTCCCAACGCCTAGAGGAAAACTGGGGACCACCACCAGGACATCTCAACAGCGACGGACAAAACCTCCTGGTTTATGGTAAGCACTTCGGAAATGTCTTCATTGGTGTCCAGCCCACCTTCGGTTATGAAGGCGACCCCATGCGGCTATTGTTCTCCCGTTCCGCCAGTCCCCATCACGGTTTTGCAGCATATTACACCTACCTAGAACGGATTTGGCAAGCCGACGCCGTGCTACACTTCGGTACACACGGTTCCTTGGAATTCATGCCCGGTAAACAAATGGGCATGTCTGGGGAATGTTACCCTGATAACTTAATTGGCACAATTCCTAATCTGTATTATTACGCAGCCAATAATCCCAGCGAAGCAACAATCGCCAAGCGCCGCAGTTATGCCGAGACAATTTCCTACCTCACCCCACCCGCTGAGAATGCTGGTTTATACAAAGGTCTAAAAGAACTCAGCGAATTAATCGCTTCTTACCAAACCTTGAAAGATAGTGGACGCGGTATCCCCATCGTCAACTCCATCATGGACAAATGTCGGATGGTGAACCTGGATAAAGATATCGACTTGCCCCAAACCGACGCCAAAGATATGAACGCTGAGGAGCGGGATAATATTGTCGGCAGCGTCTACCGCAAGTTAATGGAAATCGAATCGCGGCTGTTACCTTGTGGATTGCATATTATTGGTAAACCGCCAACTGCAGAAGAAGCGATCGCTACTTTGGTCAACATCGCCAGCTTAGATCGTCAAGAAGAAGAGATCATCAGCTTACCGCGAATTATCGCCAACAGCATCGGTCGCAACATAGACGAAATTTACCAAAACAGCGACAAAGGCATATTAGAAGATGTCCAACTACTGCAAGACATCACCCTAGCCACCCGCGCCGCAGTTAGCGCCTTAGTTAAAGAACAAACCGACGCTGAAGGACGAGTTTCCCTCGTTTCCCGGTTGAATTTCTTCAATATGGGCAAAAAAGAACCTTGGGTAGAAGCATTACATCAATTGGGTTATACCAAAGTTGACACCTCTGCGTTAAAACCCGTATTTGAATATTTAGAATTCTGCTTAAAACAAGTTTGTGCAGATAACGAACTCGGCGGACTTCTCCAAGGTTTGGAAGGCGAATATATCCTCCCCGGCCCTGGTGGCGACCCCATCCGCAACCCCGATGTATTACCCACAGGTAAAAATATCCACGCCCTCGATCCCCAATCCATCCCCACTACCGCCGCTGTCCAATCAGCGAAAATTGTTGTGGATCGGTTATTGGCAAGGAATAAAGCCGAAAATGACGGCAAATGGCCAGAAACCATCGCCTGCGTACTTTGGGGCACAGATAACATTAAAACCTACGGGGAATCACTAGCTCAAATCATGTGGATGGTTGGTGTGCGACCAGTTCCCGATGCCTTGGGAAGAGTAAATAAGTTGGAATTGATACCTTTAGCCGAGTTGGGACGCCCCAGAATCGATGTAGTTATCAACTGTTCTGGTGTTTTCCGCGACTTGTTCATCAATCAAATGAACCTGTTAGACCAAGGCGTAAAGATGGCAGCAGAAGCAGACGAACCTTTAGAATTCAACTTTGTTCGCAAACATGCTTTGCAACAAGCCCAAGACATGGGAATAAATCTGCGTCAAGCAGCCACTCGCGTCTTCTCCAATGCTTCCGGTTCCTACTCATCCAACATCAACTTGGCTGTAGAAAACAGCACTTGGGATAGCGAAGCCGAGTTACAGGAAATGTACCTCAACCGTAAATCCTTCGCTTTCAATTCCGATAACCCCGGAATCATGGATGAATCCCGGCAGATTTTTGAAACTACTCTCAAAACCGCAGATGCAACTTTCCAAAATCTCGATTCTTCCGAGATTAGCTTAACCGACGTTTCCCACTACTTCGACTCTGACCCCACTAAGTTAGTTGCAAGTCTGCGTGGAGATGGAAAAAAACCAGCATCTTACATTGCAGACACCACCACAGCTAATGCACAGGTGCGGACATTATCGGAAACTGTGCGTTTAGACGCCCGTACTAAATTATTAAATCCCAAATGGTACGAAGGGATGCTAAATCACGGTTATGAAGGTGTGCGCGAACTCTCCAAGCGGTTGGTAAATACAATGGGTTGGAGTGCGACAGCCGGCGCGGTGGATAACTGGATTTATGAGGATACTAACGAAACCTTCATCAAAGATGAAGCGATGCGGAATCGATTGTTAAATCTCAATCCGCATTCTTTCCGCAAGGTCGTTTCTACTTTGTTAGAAGTGAATGGACGCGGTTATTGGGAGACTAGCGAGAGTAATTTAGACTTGCTGCGCGAGTTGTATCAAGAGGTTGAAGACCGGATTGAAGGGATAGAATAGGATTAACTGGGCAGGCTTTCAGCCTGCCTTAACTTTTCAATCCAGAGTACTCAGTACAATTATGAATGCTTTAAAAGTAGACTTTAAATCAGTATTGGAACTGACAGATGAGCAATTTTTTAATCTATGTCAGGCAAACCGTGATTTGAGGTTTGAACGCACAGCGACGGGAGAATTAATTATCATGTCACCCACTGGGGGAGAAACAGGAAATCGCAATGGTAGACTAAATCAACAATTATTTAATTGGTCAGATCAAGATGGCACTGGTATCGCCTTTGATTCTTCTACAGGTTTTAAACTTCCCAATGGTGCAGACCGTTCACCCGATGCTTCTTGGTTACCACTGGAACGCTGGAATGCACTAACTCAAGAAGAAAAAATAAAATTTCTCCCACTGTGTCCTGATTTTGTAGTTGAGTTACTTTCGCCGAGCGATAGTTTGAAAGCTGCACAGGAAAAGATGAGAGAATATTTAGATAATGGTGTGCGTTTAGGTTTATTAATTAATCGCAAATCTCGGCAAGTAGAGATTTATCGTCCAGGTCAAGAAGTTGAGGTGTTGAATTCACCTGCGACGTTATCAGGGGAAGATGTATTGCCAGGTTTTGTTTTGAAGTTAGAAGCAATTTGGTAATGATCACCAGACTTTTGAGATATCAAGTCCTGGGGATTAAGGAGTATTAATTATGGATAATTTGCAAGATATTACTGATGATAGATTAGTAAGGCCAATACATCCTGGCGAAGTAATTGCAGATATTTTAGATTATTTAGATATTAATACCGCCAATTTTGCAGAAATTTTAGGAATATCTAATCAAACAATTCAAGAAATTATTAATGGTCAAAGAGCAGTTACAGTAGATATAGCAATACGTCTTGGTAAAGCTTTAGGAAATGGGCCACGACTGTGGCTTAATCTTCAGCAAAAAGTTGACCTTTGGGATGCTTTGCAAAGCCATAAAGAAGAATATGAGCAAGTCATAACATTGGTTTAGAAGAAATAAGATTGTATCAACTTTGTTGGAAGTGAATGGACGCGGTTATTGGGAGACTAGCGAGAGTAATTTAGACTTGCTGCGCGAGTTGTACCAAGAAGTTGAAGACCGGATTGAAGGGATAGAGTAGGTTATAACTGTGTAGATATACCGAATGTAGAGACGCGAAATTTCGCGTCTCTTTTTGCACAAGAGCTAATTCTGTGATATGTTTTACGAGTGGTTCTGTTGAACCTGTGTTCTGTTGAACGAAATGAAGAATCTTAAATGCAAATCTTAGAACTTTCTGTTGTAGCTAAGGCTGCTTGTCGTGCCTTCGTAGCTGATGAGACTGAAATTTGGAATATAACTCTACCTGTATCAGAACTTCCACAAGGCTTACCATTTGGCCCCAATGCCAGAAACGCTAGCTTAGATGCAAAGCCAGCTAAGGCAATGTTAAAGACTCTTTCAAGTGAGCCAGAGAAATTCGTTCTTTATAACAGCGGCATCATGCTGATCGCAGATCATATAAAGGCAACGAGGGGCGAAGGTGGGGACTTTACGGTAAAGATGAAACTTAACGCACCCAGCAGTGATGATGAGGGTGATTTTCTTGGCCATGGTGTCTTAAATGGAGGTCATACTTACAAGTCTTTGATGCACGCAATGCATGGGAAGCATAAGCGCGGTGAATCATATCCGAAGATTACTAGTGCATATGTACAGGTTTGTGTGGCAGTTGGTATTGATGAAGATGAGATCAAAAATATCAGTCGTTCTCGTAACTTGAGTCTTTCTGTTCCTCTCTATGCTTTGAAAAATTTAGCTCACGACTGGAAGCCAATTGAGGAAGCTTTGCCTGAACAGTATCGTAATAACGTTTTGTTTAAACCAAATGAAGATTCTGATATTGATGAAAAAGCTAGTTACGATGTCACAGATTTAGTTCGGCGTTTGTCTCTTGTTAATAATAAACTTTTTGATTTTCGCCTGGATAAACATCCGCTCAAAGCATATTCTTCACCTGGAAGCCTTGTACAAGGGTGGAAACAAGAGGATTATAAGGAAGTAATTCCACTGCTCAAAGATATTCTCTGGTTAGAGCAGAAAATTATGGAACAGCATGTTAAGGTGAACGGCAAGGTTAACTCCACTGGAGCAAATGGCAAAAAGATTGTCATTTCTAAGGTTAGTGGCTGTAGTCAAAAGCCAATGAAGCTGATAACAGGTGCTGAAATTTCTCTAACTATTGGTGAAATATTTTATATGCCGGTTCTTGCTGCATTCCGTGTCCTGCTTAGGGATGGGGAATGGACTAAACCTGTAGAAGAATTGTGGGAAGAGTGGGGACCTCAGTTGGTTGATCGCTTATGGGATACATACAGAAGTGAGGGTCGTAGCAGCGCGTCTGCTTTTGCTCGTTCAAAATCCACTTGGTCAACATTAACTAACATGGTGGCAATGCAATTCGTTCAAATTTAAGTCACAACAAAGCCCTTGAGATGATTCTCAGGGCTTTATTGCCTATTTTGTCTGAAATTTTACTAATCGCTCGCTTTATTTTTGAGATTTTCTGTAAGGCGATTGCACTCACTCTTCCACAGCAGGCGATCGCTTTTTTTGAGGTGTTCTGCAAGGCTGTAGCTACGCCCGTCATAGACATCGCTTTCGGTTATTATCAATACTTAAGTGAATAAGATCATAAATTGCGAGTCAAAAAGACAAGCTCCTGGCTAAAATTTTATTGGGTACATCTGATGCAAACATTCCATTTACGCAACTATGTGAACTTTTATGCAGTTTAGGATTTGATGAACGTATTCGCGGAAGTCACCATATTTTTACTCAAGAGGGAATCGCAGAAATTCTGAACCTACAACCTCAAGGTTCTCAAGCCAAAGCATATCAAGTTAAACAAGTCCGTGCAGTAATTCTCAAGTACCAGCTAGGAGAGCAAGATGACGCTTCATTATGAAATTATTCTCTACTGGAGTGAAGAAGACCAAGCATTTATCGCCGAGGTTCCAGAATTACCTGGATGCGCTGCTGATGGCGAAACTTATCAACAAGCACTGCAAAATGTAGAAATTATTATGCAGGAATGGATAGAAACTGCTCAAGAGTTAGGACGTAAAATTCCTGAACCGAGACAGCGTTTGATATCCGCCTAGTATAGCAACTTATCCCGTGCTGTAATCATCCAACGTATCATATCATTTCCGCTTGATCACTTACTAAATCCAAAGAACCCCAAAGAGGCAAAGCGATTATCCTTATCATTCTAACGATATCATATTATGATATCCTTAAAATAAG is a genomic window of Fortiea contorta PCC 7126 containing:
- a CDS encoding Uma2 family endonuclease gives rise to the protein MNALKVDFKSVLELTDEQFFNLCQANRDLRFERTATGELIIMSPTGGETGNRNGRLNQQLFNWSDQDGTGIAFDSSTGFKLPNGADRSPDASWLPLERWNALTQEEKIKFLPLCPDFVVELLSPSDSLKAAQEKMREYLDNGVRLGLLINRKSRQVEIYRPGQEVEVLNSPATLSGEDVLPGFVLKLEAIW
- a CDS encoding HigA family addiction module antitoxin yields the protein MDNLQDITDDRLVRPIHPGEVIADILDYLDINTANFAEILGISNQTIQEIINGQRAVTVDIAIRLGKALGNGPRLWLNLQQKVDLWDALQSHKEEYEQVITLV
- a CDS encoding AIPR family protein, whose translation is MQILELSVVAKAACRAFVADETEIWNITLPVSELPQGLPFGPNARNASLDAKPAKAMLKTLSSEPEKFVLYNSGIMLIADHIKATRGEGGDFTVKMKLNAPSSDDEGDFLGHGVLNGGHTYKSLMHAMHGKHKRGESYPKITSAYVQVCVAVGIDEDEIKNISRSRNLSLSVPLYALKNLAHDWKPIEEALPEQYRNNVLFKPNEDSDIDEKASYDVTDLVRRLSLVNNKLFDFRLDKHPLKAYSSPGSLVQGWKQEDYKEVIPLLKDILWLEQKIMEQHVKVNGKVNSTGANGKKIVISKVSGCSQKPMKLITGAEISLTIGEIFYMPVLAAFRVLLRDGEWTKPVEELWEEWGPQLVDRLWDTYRSEGRSSASAFARSKSTWSTLTNMVAMQFVQI
- a CDS encoding type II toxin-antitoxin system HicA family toxin encodes the protein MGTSDANIPFTQLCELLCSLGFDERIRGSHHIFTQEGIAEILNLQPQGSQAKAYQVKQVRAVILKYQLGEQDDASL
- a CDS encoding type II toxin-antitoxin system HicB family antitoxin, translating into MTLHYEIILYWSEEDQAFIAEVPELPGCAADGETYQQALQNVEIIMQEWIETAQELGRKIPEPRQRLISA